The following proteins come from a genomic window of Corallococcus sp. NCRR:
- a CDS encoding aspartyl/asparaginyl beta-hydroxylase domain-containing protein: MPMDPRAASLMALKNWAQQREIEPAKIARLVEGLSSSEVRGAPLQNPVMMCPGLEAKPWHDPQRHAFVAALEQAFPAIRAELLEQYGSLSTHPESRMLAVRGKWDTFYFFNTGHRFVENQASCPNTTRALAHVPGIEVAGMAYFSVMAPGTQVKPHCGFTNTRIRCHLGLVVPPACEMRVGSETRGWEEGRCIVFDDSFEHEVRNDSDRFRAVLLVDTWHPDLSEVERQALTFLMSSWKAFLN; encoded by the coding sequence ATGCCGATGGATCCCCGAGCCGCGAGTTTGATGGCGCTGAAGAACTGGGCGCAGCAGCGTGAAATCGAGCCCGCGAAGATCGCGCGCCTGGTGGAGGGGTTGTCCTCTTCGGAGGTCCGCGGCGCGCCGCTCCAGAACCCGGTGATGATGTGCCCGGGGCTGGAGGCGAAGCCGTGGCATGACCCCCAGCGCCATGCCTTCGTCGCAGCGCTGGAGCAGGCCTTTCCGGCCATCCGCGCGGAGCTGCTGGAGCAGTACGGCAGCCTGAGCACCCACCCCGAGTCCCGCATGCTCGCGGTCCGCGGCAAGTGGGACACGTTCTACTTCTTCAACACGGGCCACCGTTTCGTGGAGAACCAGGCCTCGTGCCCCAACACCACCCGGGCGCTCGCGCACGTGCCGGGCATCGAGGTGGCGGGCATGGCCTACTTCTCCGTCATGGCCCCGGGGACGCAGGTGAAGCCCCACTGCGGCTTCACCAACACCCGCATCCGGTGTCACCTGGGGCTCGTCGTTCCCCCGGCCTGCGAGATGCGCGTCGGCAGCGAGACGCGCGGCTGGGAAGAGGGCCGTTGCATCGTGTTCGACGACTCCTTCGAGCACGAAGTCCGCAACGACTCCGACCGCTTCCGGGCCGTCCTCCTCGTCGACACCTGGCATCCGGACCTGTCCGAGGTCGAGCGTCAGGCGCTCACGTTCCTCATGTCGTCCTGGAAGGCCTTCCTCAACTGA
- a CDS encoding arsenate-mycothiol transferase ArsC, whose product MAAAFFNALVDPARARAVSAGTQPGERVHPEVQAAMAEVGVDLSGARPQRLTDELAQGAQWLITMGCGDACPYVPGLKREDWPLEDPKGKPVERVREIRDDVRARVMAFLEHEGWTRRAGREDGVRSV is encoded by the coding sequence ATGGCGGCGGCCTTCTTCAACGCCCTGGTGGATCCGGCCAGGGCGCGTGCCGTTTCCGCCGGGACCCAGCCCGGTGAGCGCGTTCATCCCGAGGTGCAGGCCGCCATGGCCGAGGTGGGCGTCGACCTGTCGGGCGCCCGGCCCCAGCGCCTCACGGACGAACTGGCGCAGGGCGCTCAGTGGCTCATCACCATGGGGTGCGGCGACGCCTGCCCGTACGTGCCGGGGTTGAAGCGGGAGGACTGGCCGCTGGAAGACCCCAAGGGCAAGCCGGTGGAGCGCGTGCGCGAGATTCGCGATGACGTGCGAGCCCGCGTCATGGCGTTCCTGGAGCACGAGGGCTGGACTCGCCGGGCGGGCAGGGAGGATGGAGTCCGGAGCGTTTGA
- a CDS encoding aspartate/glutamate racemase family protein, which produces MSHSLDIAPVQPVRTPAWDVEGVPAPRELLGIVGGLGPLASAEFLKTIYEENPFELEQEGPACILLSYPNVPDRTQAILRGEETAVVRWLEGVMSRLRSLGAQRIVIACVTMHHFLGYVSPALRELTVSLVDMVLDEVIASGKRWLILSSQGTRTARVFERNERWRVAEPHLHWTTPEEQAELHEVIYRLKKHGDATEATALCERLVRTHDVDGFIAGCTELHLVTRQLRTLPPDERVRSIDPLFLVANRMPGRRQPA; this is translated from the coding sequence GTGAGCCACTCCTTGGACATCGCGCCAGTTCAGCCCGTCCGCACTCCGGCATGGGACGTCGAAGGGGTCCCGGCTCCGAGGGAACTGCTGGGCATCGTCGGAGGCCTCGGGCCCCTGGCCTCCGCGGAGTTCCTGAAGACGATCTACGAGGAGAACCCCTTCGAGCTGGAGCAGGAGGGGCCGGCGTGCATCCTCCTGTCCTATCCGAACGTGCCGGATCGCACGCAGGCCATCCTGCGAGGCGAGGAGACGGCGGTCGTGCGGTGGCTCGAAGGCGTCATGAGCCGCCTGCGTTCGCTCGGCGCACAGCGCATCGTGATCGCATGTGTCACGATGCACCACTTCCTGGGATACGTCTCACCGGCGCTGCGTGAGCTCACCGTCTCGCTCGTGGACATGGTGCTCGACGAGGTGATTGCGTCCGGCAAGCGCTGGCTCATCCTCTCCAGCCAGGGCACTCGCACCGCGCGCGTCTTCGAGCGCAACGAGCGTTGGCGCGTGGCGGAGCCGCACCTGCACTGGACCACGCCCGAGGAGCAGGCGGAGCTGCACGAGGTCATCTACCGGCTCAAGAAGCACGGGGACGCCACCGAGGCGACCGCGCTGTGCGAGCGGCTGGTCCGCACCCACGACGTGGACGGCTTCATCGCGGGCTGCACGGAGCTGCACCTCGTCACGAGGCAGCTGCGCACGCTGCCTCCGGACGAGCGGGTGCGGAGCATCGACCCGCTCTTCCTCGTGGCGAACCGCATGCCGGGCCGGCGTCAACCGGCCTGA
- a CDS encoding glycosyltransferase, whose translation MATIVIAPLPVPGHVNPSLRIARSLQRRGHRVHYLGILELEEEVRAEGFEFTPLFADVFPKGKLSELRATAARLKGPRLLWFLRTQAARFNQALKRMVDGEVDDALRGLRPDLLICDEKLRHLSVIGHGLGIPVLQMNVTIPPELIPREAGAQRGPGRGGAMPGEWLLTALGFFPRLKPSLLALARKHRYPLKDVRGMPGLDRALSPELLLCPREFAEVRVQSAPGEYCYIEPCIDRDRREPDFPWEQVSEERPLVFFALGTLAATSAHNLRILREAFLAASRRPDLQFVIAVGSSMEPSMFDVPPGVIAVKVAPQLGLLRKAAVMVNHAGTNSVKECIAFGVPMVSIPLQFDQPDIGRLVELHGVGRTIAPRDFTAERLLTALDAVLRDPACKQACEQLRTHFVRSEQTHEAAGPIEAFIDGRARSGPVASPPPQATGS comes from the coding sequence ATGGCCACCATCGTCATCGCGCCCCTGCCCGTGCCGGGTCACGTCAATCCCAGCCTGCGAATCGCGCGGTCGCTGCAGCGGCGGGGGCACCGGGTGCACTACCTGGGCATCCTGGAGCTGGAGGAGGAGGTGCGCGCGGAGGGCTTCGAGTTCACGCCCCTGTTCGCGGACGTCTTCCCCAAGGGGAAGCTGAGCGAGCTGCGCGCGACCGCGGCGCGGCTGAAGGGCCCTCGGCTCTTGTGGTTCCTGCGCACACAGGCCGCGCGCTTCAATCAGGCGCTGAAGCGGATGGTGGACGGGGAGGTGGATGACGCCCTGCGGGGGCTGCGTCCGGACCTGCTCATCTGCGACGAGAAGCTCCGGCACCTCTCCGTCATCGGGCATGGCCTGGGCATCCCGGTGCTCCAGATGAATGTGACGATTCCCCCGGAGCTCATTCCGCGTGAGGCCGGGGCGCAGCGCGGACCGGGCCGCGGCGGCGCGATGCCGGGCGAGTGGCTCCTGACGGCGCTCGGGTTCTTTCCCCGCCTGAAGCCCTCGCTGCTGGCGCTCGCGCGCAAGCATCGCTATCCGCTGAAAGACGTCCGGGGCATGCCCGGCCTGGACCGCGCGCTCTCTCCGGAGCTGCTGCTGTGCCCTCGCGAGTTCGCGGAGGTCCGCGTGCAAAGCGCTCCGGGCGAATACTGCTACATCGAGCCGTGCATCGACCGGGACCGCCGCGAGCCCGACTTCCCCTGGGAGCAGGTGAGCGAAGAGCGTCCGCTGGTCTTCTTCGCGCTCGGGACGCTCGCGGCGACGTCCGCGCACAACCTGCGCATCCTCCGGGAGGCCTTCCTGGCGGCCTCGCGGCGTCCGGACCTCCAGTTCGTCATCGCGGTGGGCTCATCGATGGAGCCGTCGATGTTCGACGTGCCTCCCGGGGTCATCGCCGTGAAGGTCGCGCCCCAGCTGGGGTTGCTGCGCAAGGCGGCGGTCATGGTGAACCACGCCGGCACGAACAGCGTGAAGGAGTGCATCGCGTTCGGCGTGCCCATGGTCTCCATCCCGCTCCAGTTCGATCAGCCGGACATCGGGCGGCTGGTCGAACTGCACGGGGTGGGGCGGACGATCGCGCCTCGCGACTTCACCGCGGAGCGGCTGCTCACCGCGCTCGATGCCGTCCTCCGGGATCCGGCCTGCAAGCAGGCGTGTGAGCAGCTGCGGACGCACTTCGTTCGGTCCGAGCAGACGCACGAGGCCGCGGGCCCCATCGAGGCGTTCATCGACGGGCGAGCGCGTAGCGGGCCGGTTGCCTCGCCTCCGCCCCAGGCAACCGGGAGCTGA